Genomic DNA from Acidobacteriota bacterium:
AGGAGCAGCTCGTCGCCCGGGGTCACCATCCCGCACGCCGGGTCCGCTTCCAGAACGAACGTGCGCCCGTCTCCGCGGGTCACCACGAGCCGCGCCACCTTCTCCTCCGCCTCTCCCTCCCCGGGCACCAGATCGACGGCGTCCACCCGAAGCCTTTCCGGCGCTGCGGGTGCGGGTAGAGCCAGGAGGAGGGTGAAGGCGGCGAGGATTTCGCGACGGCGCATCTCCGGTCTCCCTCCTGGCAATCTGGAGACTTCGCGCGCCGCCAACAACCGGCGGGGGCCTCCGGCCGCATCCGGACGATGACGAAGTTGAAATCCGCGTTTCGATCCGGTGCGGACTTGCCCGCGCCCGGCCGCGCGTGAGCGCGACGAGGCGCAAGCCGGTCGCCATCGGGATCGGGCCGATCCGGCGGTGCGGTCGCCGGGAAGCGCTCGCCGGACAACCGATCGGGCGTTCGGACCCGGCGGGAGGTCCAGGGAGCCACGTCGTTCGGAGCTCCTGGCGCGGGCGTTGCAGGGGCGGTGAGCGGACCGCGGAAGCGTCGATCTCGGGCGCGCCGCCGAGGCGGGGGGTGTGGCCCGGCTCGAGGCCGCTCCCAGGCCCGGCTCCCTCCCGCGGCCCCCGGCCGTACGAGGACGGCTCGCCCCGCGCCCCGGCCCGAGGCGGGGGCGAAGAGGAAGCGGTGGTGCCCAGCGGCGGAATCCGCCAAAACAGGAGAGTCACGATGAGACGGAAACTGAAGGTCGAAGAACTGGAGGCGCGGATCGCACCGAGCATCGGGCTCCTGACCTTTCTGCGCGGGCTCGCGGACACGAACGAGGATTTCGGCGCGGCGTTCGAGCAGGTCGTGGATCCGGACGGCAGCGTGCACGTGAACGAGGCCGCCGCTGCGTTCAACGGCATGGACACGGGCACGCAGGTCTCGCCGGTCGTCAGCGAGTTCACGCTGGGGGACAACATCGTCATCCCGGAGAAGCTCGCCGACGCGATCGCCGAGGCCGTCGGGAAGATGTTCTGACCCCGAGCAGGCCGCGAAAAGCCCGATCGGGGCGATCCGCAGAAGCCCGGCCACGGGCCCCTCGGATCGCCCCTTCGCGTCCACCCGGCCCGCCGGGCCATCCAGCAGCCGAACTGCGGTCGCTGTTGCCGGGGGTACCGGCCGGGGCCCATGTTGGGCCTGAAGGGGGAACCGAGGTGGCCCCGCCATGGCCGGTACTGTCCTCGTCGTCGACAGCGACGCCGCCGAACTGAGCGCGACCCAGTCGTTTCTCGAAAGCCGCGGGATCGACGTGGTCACCGCCGGCTCGGCAGCGCACGCCCGGCTGGCGATCGCCGAGTTCGCGCCGGCCGTGATCGTGGTCGATGCGGACATCGACGGCGGCTCTGGATTCGAGTTCTGTCGATCGCTCGTCGAGGAGGGCGGGGCGACGCCTCCCCCCGTGCTGCTCACCTCGCGCCGGTTGCGGGGCAAGGAGGCTCACCTTCGCGCCAAGCACGCCGGAGCCCGGCTCTTTCTCGAGCGTCCGGAGCAGGACCGCGTGCTCCTGGCCGCGGTCATGAGGCTGCTGGAGCCGCCGGCACCCATGCAGCCTCTGGAGATTCCGCCTCACGACCGACGTGCCGGCGCCCCTCGGGGGCCCGGGGCCACGGCCGCCGTCCTCGACCGGCCGGCCGTCGACCTCTGCGAGCTGGACGAGGACCAGGTCGGCTCCTGGATCGAGGCGGCGTTCGATCCTTCGAAGGCAACGGAGATGGTGGCCGCCGGCACCGCCCGCGAGACGAGGGCGGCCGCCCCGGCCGCCGGGGTGGTCGCTCCAGCGCCCGCATCCACCCCCGCCTCAACGCTCCCGAAAAGGCCGGAAGAGGGACCGCCGGCGCGTGGGGCGGCGGCCGCCGATCGGGCCGCGCGGGCCGCCGGAGGGGAGTCCGGCGCGGGCGCACCCACCCCGGAGCCGGTGCGTTCGAAATCGCGGCCCGCGCCGCGCGAAGCGCGGGGGCAGGAAGCGGCGGGCCGCCCCGATCGCCGGCCGACGGTGTCCTCCGCTCCCGCTCGCGTTCCCCGAAAGGACGGTCCCGCGGCACGTGAGACCAAGGCCAGCGGTGCGCGCTGGCGTCTTTGGGTCGGCTTGGGCGGCGCCGGGGCGGTGGCCATGGCGGTGGCGCTGGTGGCCCTGCGCGGGCCCGTTCGACCCGCCGTGCCGGCCGGCGGCTCCGACGTCGCCGGCGCGGCTGGCGGCGCGCCGGCGGCGGGGCGGAGCGGGCCGGCGCCCGTCACTCCGGAGCCAGGGCGTGCCGGGGCCGCACGAATGCCGCTGAGAGCTGTCCCCGTTCTTTCCGATACCGATGCCCCGAGCGGTGAGGCCGGCGGCGGGGCTGGCTCC
This window encodes:
- a CDS encoding response regulator, with product MAGTVLVVDSDAAELSATQSFLESRGIDVVTAGSAAHARLAIAEFAPAVIVVDADIDGGSGFEFCRSLVEEGGATPPPVLLTSRRLRGKEAHLRAKHAGARLFLERPEQDRVLLAAVMRLLEPPAPMQPLEIPPHDRRAGAPRGPGATAAVLDRPAVDLCELDEDQVGSWIEAAFDPSKATEMVAAGTARETRAAAPAAGVVAPAPASTPASTLPKRPEEGPPARGAAAADRAARAAGGESGAGAPTPEPVRSKSRPAPREARGQEAAGRPDRRPTVSSAPARVPRKDGPAARETKASGARWRLWVGLGGAGAVAMAVALVALRGPVRPAVPAGGSDVAGAAGGAPAAGRSGPAPVTPEPGRAGAARMPLRAVPVLSDTDAPSGEAGGGAGSAEAPALPAPEARGRNPRPSRRTPAEGRPSDAGVPADSPPGARAPVETGRSAPPAPAAAPAGRAPEAKPEPEEPPAPEPRPESEPAPPADAAPARGAPDAA